From a region of the Candidatus Brocadia sp. genome:
- a CDS encoding GDP-mannose 4,6-dehydratase: protein MAILVTGGAGFIGSHLVERLLSAGEQVVVIDNFNDFYPPAYKKENISGVLGNPHLALYETDIGNTASCREIFEKHGIEKIVHLAAYAGVRPSIERPLLYEEVNGRGTLNLLELSRIYKVKQFIFGSSSSVYGNNKKIPFSEDDPVNEPISPYAATKRAGELYCYNYHHLYKVPVTCLRFFTVYGPRQRPDLAIRKFTELIDHDQQIPMYGDGTTQRDYTFVSDIIDGVVAAVNRQFDFEIINLGNSAPIQLIKLIELIEREMGKKANIKRLPEQPGDVHRTYADIHKAGRSLDYKPKVPIEQGIRLFVAWYKGRKK from the coding sequence ATGGCAATCCTCGTTACGGGTGGCGCTGGTTTTATAGGTTCACATCTGGTGGAAAGATTGTTATCTGCCGGAGAACAGGTAGTTGTCATCGATAATTTTAACGATTTCTATCCGCCGGCGTATAAGAAGGAAAATATTTCCGGCGTTCTCGGCAATCCACATTTAGCATTGTATGAGACTGATATTGGTAATACGGCTTCATGCCGGGAGATATTTGAAAAACACGGGATAGAAAAAATCGTTCATTTGGCGGCATATGCGGGTGTAAGACCGTCCATTGAACGCCCTTTGCTCTACGAAGAAGTTAATGGTAGAGGGACCTTAAACCTGCTCGAACTTTCCCGGATTTATAAGGTTAAACAATTTATCTTTGGTTCGTCTTCCTCGGTTTACGGAAACAATAAAAAGATCCCCTTTTCTGAAGATGACCCGGTAAACGAGCCGATATCCCCCTATGCAGCGACCAAACGGGCTGGAGAGCTTTACTGTTATAACTACCATCACCTCTACAAGGTGCCGGTGACCTGCCTTCGTTTTTTTACGGTATACGGCCCGCGGCAGCGGCCAGACCTTGCTATCCGCAAATTTACTGAACTTATTGACCATGACCAGCAGATCCCCATGTATGGCGACGGAACGACGCAGAGGGATTATACCTTCGTTTCTGACATTATTGATGGGGTTGTTGCCGCCGTTAACCGGCAATTCGATTTCGAGATTATTAATCTGGGCAATTCAGCCCCCATTCAGTTAATAAAGCTTATTGAGCTTATTGAACGGGAAATGGGCAAGAAAGCAAATATCAAAAGACTTCCAGAGCAACCCGGGGACGTGCACAGGACGTATGCGGACATTCACAAGGCGGGACGTTCTTTAGACTACAAACCCAAAGTACCCATTGAGCAAGGCATCCGCCTGTTCGTGGCGTGGTACAAAGGGCGCAAAAAATAA
- a CDS encoding magnesium transporter CorA family protein yields the protein MINIYKSTNHRLETVDTPTEGCWVNVVDPSVQEIAQIEELGIPADFVTHSLDIDERAHTERNDGIVLIVLRVPYEEDAKAQIPYSTVPLGIILTNTLIVTICRTETSVVRKFITGQIPELSTVKKNRFVLHLLLRTAVQYLEYLRGIDSSVDALEDRLYRSLQNKEVMDLLKYQKSLVYFTTALKSNELMLERMQKGQLFQAYPEDAELLEDVLIEIRQAIEMTYISENILSQMMDAFASIISNNLNVVMKILTSITMVISLPTLIASLYGMNVSLPGQHYPYAFALTLLVSLMISAIVVIVFWKKKWL from the coding sequence ATGATTAATATTTATAAAAGTACAAATCACCGGCTTGAGACGGTGGATACACCAACCGAAGGATGCTGGGTCAACGTGGTAGATCCCAGCGTGCAGGAGATTGCACAGATCGAAGAATTGGGTATTCCTGCTGACTTTGTAACCCATTCCCTCGATATAGACGAGCGGGCACACACAGAACGAAATGATGGCATCGTCCTTATTGTGCTTCGTGTGCCTTACGAAGAGGATGCGAAGGCGCAGATCCCTTATAGTACCGTACCTCTTGGGATTATTTTAACCAATACGCTTATAGTAACCATTTGCAGGACAGAAACAAGTGTTGTTCGGAAATTCATCACCGGTCAAATACCAGAGTTATCTACGGTCAAAAAAAACCGGTTTGTCCTCCATCTGCTCCTCCGTACGGCCGTTCAATACCTTGAGTATTTACGGGGCATCGATTCGTCTGTTGACGCGCTTGAAGACAGGCTCTATCGGTCATTACAAAACAAGGAAGTCATGGATTTGTTAAAATACCAGAAGAGCCTGGTCTATTTCACCACTGCTTTGAAGTCCAATGAACTCATGCTGGAGCGCATGCAAAAAGGCCAGTTATTCCAGGCATATCCTGAAGATGCGGAACTGCTGGAAGACGTGCTTATTGAAATCCGCCAGGCAATCGAAATGACCTATATCTCAGAAAACATCCTCAGCCAGATGATGGATGCGTTTGCATCGATCATTTCTAATAATTTAAACGTCGTCATGAAAATCCTGACTTCAATAACCATGGTAATCAGTCTTCCCACCCTCATCGCCAGTTTGTATGGCATGAACGTCAGCCTTCCCGGACAACACTATCCGTATGCATTTGCATTGACACTGCTGGTTTCTCTGATGATATCTGCGATTGTTGTGATTGTTTTTTGGAAGAAGAAATGGCTGTAA
- a CDS encoding AmpG family muropeptide MFS transporter, with the protein MQDAVVRIIFSWRMLVTFFLGVSSGIPLLVTGSTLQAWMTDEKVDLAVIGLFSLVGLPYTVKFLWAPVMDRYLPPFLGKRRGWMLIAQILLMLAIGAFSLVKPAQSPWIVALLAALVSFFSASQDIVVDAYRRELLPDEELGLGSSLAVNGYRVGMLISGAFALFLADHIPWHYVYLLLAISLLTGIITTCLAPDAAGRVIPPKSLREAVAGPFLDYFKRAGAWEILAFILLYKMGDLMAGSMTTPFILKMGFTKTELAAVVKTFGILATIAGGLVGGVILIRLGLCKGLLIFGILQAVSTLSFSALASLGAYSSALAATIAFENLTGGMGTAAFTAFMASLCNKKFTATQYALLSSLMGIPRVIVAAPTGFLAERLGWVQFFIFCTLAAIPGLAFLFRYRVWQAGVDFLHRTNTSQKDNEFLAES; encoded by the coding sequence ATGCAGGATGCTGTCGTAAGGATTATTTTTAGCTGGCGGATGCTGGTTACTTTCTTTTTAGGAGTAAGCTCCGGCATACCGCTCCTCGTCACCGGCTCCACCCTTCAGGCGTGGATGACTGATGAAAAGGTTGATCTTGCCGTGATTGGCCTGTTTTCTCTCGTGGGGCTTCCCTACACGGTCAAGTTCCTCTGGGCGCCGGTCATGGATCGCTATCTCCCTCCATTTCTGGGGAAAAGACGCGGGTGGATGCTCATCGCCCAAATCCTTCTTATGCTGGCCATTGGCGCCTTTTCTCTGGTGAAGCCCGCACAATCCCCCTGGATTGTTGCCCTTCTTGCAGCGCTGGTATCCTTTTTCAGCGCGAGCCAGGATATTGTCGTTGATGCCTACCGGCGTGAGCTTTTACCGGACGAAGAACTGGGTTTAGGCTCTTCTCTGGCGGTGAACGGCTATCGTGTCGGTATGCTTATTTCCGGGGCGTTTGCTCTGTTCCTGGCCGACCATATCCCCTGGCATTACGTTTATCTGCTACTGGCCATCTCACTGCTTACCGGTATCATTACAACGTGCTTAGCGCCGGATGCTGCAGGGCGCGTGATTCCCCCAAAATCCCTCCGCGAAGCGGTTGCAGGCCCTTTTCTTGATTATTTTAAGAGGGCTGGCGCCTGGGAAATCCTCGCCTTTATCCTCCTCTATAAAATGGGTGATCTCATGGCGGGCAGTATGACTACCCCTTTCATTTTAAAAATGGGATTTACCAAGACGGAACTGGCCGCCGTGGTGAAGACCTTTGGGATACTTGCCACGATTGCAGGCGGTCTCGTCGGCGGCGTCATCTTAATAAGACTTGGGCTTTGCAAAGGCCTTTTGATTTTTGGCATCCTTCAGGCAGTTTCCACCCTCTCCTTTTCGGCGCTTGCTTCTCTGGGTGCCTATAGCTCCGCATTGGCGGCTACGATTGCCTTTGAAAATTTAACCGGCGGCATGGGCACAGCGGCTTTTACCGCGTTTATGGCAAGTCTTTGTAATAAAAAGTTTACTGCAACGCAGTACGCACTCTTAAGTAGCCTCATGGGTATTCCGCGGGTGATTGTTGCTGCTCCTACGGGTTTCCTGGCCGAGCGGCTCGGGTGGGTTCAATTTTTTATCTTTTGCACGTTGGCGGCAATTCCCGGTCTCGCCTTCCTTTTCCGTTACCGGGTATGGCAGGCAGGGGTGGATTTTTTGCATAGAACAAATACTTCACAGAAAGACAACGAATTTTTGGCTGAATCTTGA
- a CDS encoding CDP-alcohol phosphatidyltransferase family protein codes for MLNLSNKISLSRILFIPPLVLCIIQVQHNNLYRYVCLFIMMLIGLSDMLDGYFARKRNEITNLGRYLDPVADKLVLMVSCIILSSDHIWPEPRFPNWITAVIVCRDLVLMVGTIALLIITGRMDCQPIMLGKVTTGLQIIAIISVFLGNHIPLTFLIAIWWLVVILTFISGLLYMYRGVKQL; via the coding sequence ATGCTAAACCTCTCTAATAAAATCAGTCTCAGCAGGATACTTTTTATTCCTCCGCTGGTGTTGTGCATCATACAGGTTCAGCATAACAATCTGTACCGGTATGTATGTCTTTTTATTATGATGCTCATCGGGTTGAGCGACATGCTGGACGGTTATTTTGCGCGGAAGAGAAATGAAATAACTAACTTGGGAAGATATCTGGACCCGGTTGCAGACAAGCTCGTCCTGATGGTCTCTTGTATCATCCTTTCCTCCGATCATATATGGCCGGAACCAAGATTTCCCAATTGGATTACGGCGGTGATTGTCTGCAGAGACCTGGTGCTCATGGTTGGCACCATTGCACTGCTGATCATTACTGGCAGAATGGACTGCCAACCAATCATGCTGGGCAAAGTTACCACAGGCCTTCAAATTATTGCCATCATATCCGTGTTTCTCGGAAACCATATCCCCTTAACGTTCCTCATTGCGATCTGGTGGCTGGTCGTCATTTTAACCTTCATTTCCGGACTTCTCTATATGTACAGAGGCGTAAAGCAATTGTGA
- a CDS encoding amino acid permease, which translates to MKKLFAKKTLRDLAEESNHYHFKRVLGPFSLTALGIGAVIGAGIFVLTGLAAREFAGPSLILSFVLSGLACIFVALCYAEFASMVPLAGSAYTYSYTALGEIFAWIIGWDLILEYSLASSLVAVGWSHYFIQLLGLFGLSLPSWLTNDYWTLSHQTGDLFAQSVPYLCGIPVVFNLPAALIIIAITAVLVIGIKESARFNSIIVGIKLAVILLVIGVGWFYVKRDNWGNSFETFAPFGIGGIGTGAAYVFFAYIGFDAVSTTAQEARNPKRDVPIGIIVSLVLCTILYIAVTAVLTGMVYYKDINIDAPLADAFTRYGLTRVSFFISVGAVAGLTSVLLVLLLSQSRIFWAIARDGLLPERIFAAVHPRFGTPYISTIIVGACVALTACCFPIEEIAKLVNIGTLLAFCLVSAAVIILRVKDPCHPRAFKCPFVPVIPILGILSCGYMMIRLEFSTWLRLLVWLALGTIIYAVYGRRHSKLARKYALVTKKNEALVELNKSYL; encoded by the coding sequence ATGAAAAAGTTATTCGCGAAAAAGACCCTGCGCGACCTGGCCGAAGAATCCAATCATTATCATTTCAAACGGGTATTAGGACCGTTCTCGCTCACCGCCTTAGGGATCGGTGCCGTCATCGGCGCCGGAATATTCGTTTTAACCGGCCTGGCTGCCAGGGAATTTGCCGGCCCCAGCCTGATCCTCTCTTTTGTCCTTTCAGGTCTCGCCTGCATCTTTGTTGCCCTCTGCTATGCCGAATTTGCATCCATGGTTCCTCTGGCTGGCAGCGCTTATACCTATTCCTACACAGCCCTCGGCGAAATCTTTGCCTGGATTATCGGATGGGACCTTATCCTGGAATATTCGCTTGCCTCAAGCCTGGTCGCGGTAGGATGGTCACATTATTTCATACAACTCCTCGGCCTCTTTGGCCTCTCTCTCCCATCCTGGCTTACCAATGACTATTGGACGTTGTCTCATCAGACGGGAGACCTCTTTGCTCAAAGCGTCCCCTATCTGTGTGGCATTCCTGTCGTATTCAATTTACCGGCGGCACTGATCATTATTGCCATTACGGCTGTGCTCGTCATTGGCATAAAGGAGAGCGCCCGTTTCAACAGCATCATTGTGGGGATAAAACTGGCGGTGATCCTCCTGGTGATCGGTGTTGGGTGGTTTTATGTAAAGCGTGATAACTGGGGCAATAGTTTTGAAACCTTTGCGCCTTTTGGTATCGGCGGTATTGGCACGGGCGCCGCTTACGTATTCTTTGCCTACATCGGTTTTGATGCAGTTTCAACGACCGCACAGGAGGCAAGAAACCCGAAGCGGGACGTACCCATCGGTATCATCGTCTCGCTGGTACTCTGCACCATCTTATACATTGCCGTCACCGCCGTCCTCACCGGTATGGTTTATTACAAAGACATCAATATCGATGCCCCCCTGGCCGATGCCTTTACCCGATATGGGTTGACCAGGGTATCCTTTTTTATTTCCGTCGGCGCCGTGGCCGGACTGACGAGTGTGCTCCTCGTGTTACTCCTGAGCCAATCCAGGATATTCTGGGCGATAGCCAGGGACGGACTCCTGCCTGAGCGCATCTTTGCCGCCGTTCATCCCCGTTTTGGCACGCCCTACATCTCTACCATCATTGTTGGCGCCTGTGTCGCCCTTACTGCTTGTTGCTTTCCGATAGAAGAAATTGCAAAGCTGGTCAACATCGGGACACTCCTTGCCTTTTGTCTTGTCAGTGCCGCCGTAATAATACTTCGTGTTAAAGACCCCTGCCATCCCCGTGCCTTTAAATGCCCCTTCGTTCCGGTAATACCTATTCTGGGCATCCTTTCCTGCGGATACATGATGATACGGCTTGAATTCTCCACCTGGCTCAGGCTCCTGGTGTGGCTGGCGCTCGGCACCATTATTTATGCCGTCTACGGTCGACGTCACAGCAAACTGGCAAGGAAATATGCCCTTGTGACGAAGAAAAACGAAGCACTTGTGGAGTTAAACAAGAGTTATTTGTAG
- a CDS encoding DUF4139 domain-containing protein has product MKKRVLGVILFGLVLYPVLSADSKAQGKEVSVTIYQNNFGLVRDVREMELKAGVQEIRFTDVASQIDPTSVHFKSLTAPDQVAILEQNYEYDLVSAEKILQKYIDQVVQLYTKEGKIFEGKLLSAGGNVVLEKKDGGIQSIAMANVQNVDFPKLPAGLITRPTLVWYLSNEKEGRHSMETSYVTEGIGWHAEYVALVNHTDTQLDLSAWVSVNNQSGADYEHAKLKLIAGDVHRITPPSPRYMDYEVQAMAKAAPARQFEEKAFFEYHLYTLQRAATIKNNQIKQLALFPTATTPVKKIFEYDGSKNEKKVNVKLEFENTEKNGLGIPVPAGKVRVYKSDEDQSQVFIGEDQIDHTPKDEKIRLYVGDAFDVVGERKQMGYKQLSDRAREETWEIKLRNHKKEDIEVLVTEHLWGDWEIRETSHPYNKKDASTIEMVIPVKKDAEAIVKYTVLYRW; this is encoded by the coding sequence ATGAAAAAGAGGGTGCTGGGTGTTATTTTATTCGGTTTGGTTCTTTATCCGGTTTTAAGCGCTGATTCCAAAGCTCAGGGGAAGGAAGTATCTGTTACCATTTATCAGAACAATTTTGGTCTTGTTCGCGATGTTCGTGAGATGGAGTTAAAGGCGGGCGTTCAGGAGATTCGGTTTACGGATGTTGCGTCCCAGATTGACCCCACTTCCGTCCATTTTAAATCACTGACCGCGCCTGATCAGGTTGCCATTCTTGAGCAGAATTATGAATATGACCTGGTGAGTGCAGAAAAGATATTGCAAAAATATATCGATCAGGTCGTTCAGCTCTATACCAAGGAGGGCAAGATTTTTGAAGGGAAATTGCTCAGCGCCGGCGGGAATGTAGTTCTTGAAAAGAAGGACGGTGGCATTCAGTCCATCGCCATGGCGAACGTGCAGAATGTGGACTTTCCCAAACTGCCTGCAGGTCTCATCACCCGCCCAACCCTGGTGTGGTATCTCTCAAATGAAAAAGAAGGAAGGCATAGTATGGAAACGAGCTATGTAACGGAAGGGATTGGCTGGCATGCAGAGTACGTGGCATTAGTGAATCATACTGATACACAACTGGATCTATCTGCATGGGTATCCGTGAATAATCAGTCGGGCGCCGATTACGAGCATGCCAAACTGAAATTGATAGCAGGTGACGTCCACCGGATAACTCCGCCGTCGCCACGCTACATGGATTATGAAGTACAGGCAATGGCTAAAGCCGCACCGGCCAGGCAATTTGAGGAAAAGGCCTTTTTCGAGTATCATCTTTACACGCTCCAGCGCGCCGCTACGATTAAAAATAATCAGATCAAGCAGCTCGCGCTTTTTCCCACGGCAACTACACCCGTGAAAAAGATTTTTGAATATGACGGATCGAAAAACGAGAAGAAGGTCAACGTGAAACTGGAATTCGAAAATACCGAAAAAAATGGCTTGGGAATCCCCGTTCCCGCGGGAAAGGTGCGGGTCTATAAATCTGACGAGGACCAATCTCAGGTGTTTATTGGCGAAGACCAGATCGACCATACCCCGAAGGATGAAAAAATCCGGCTGTATGTGGGAGATGCATTTGACGTGGTTGGAGAACGGAAGCAAATGGGTTATAAACAATTAAGCGACCGGGCACGGGAGGAGACGTGGGAGATCAAATTGCGCAATCATAAAAAAGAGGATATTGAAGTGCTCGTGACGGAACATCTCTGGGGTGATTGGGAAATCCGTGAAACCTCTCATCCCTATAACAAAAAGGACGCCAGCACCATCGAAATGGTAATTCCGGTGAAAAAAGATGCGGAGGCCATTGTAAAATACACGGTCTTATATCGCTGGTAG
- a CDS encoding bifunctional 3,4-dihydroxy-2-butanone-4-phosphate synthase/GTP cyclohydrolase II, giving the protein MQFNTIQEAVEDLKSGKMIILVDDANRENEGDITIAAEKITPEAINFMLTHARGIICLAINAERAEELDLYPMVSNNTSNFQTPFTVSVDARNGITTGVSSKDRTATILTAIDDKATADDLVRPGHVFPLKAQRGGVLVRTGHTEGAVDLTRIAGLKPAAVICEIMTDDGNMAKLPDLKKFSEKHNLKICTIADIIRYRHEQERLIEKRVTVKLPTIYGNFILHLYRSFVDDYLHLALCLGVGSESGNAPSPLHNEPVLVRVHDECLTGDIFGSLRCDCGEQLHNTLKIIQEAGKGILLYMRQEGRGIGLENKLHAYLLQEKGLDTVEANERLGFPADKRDYGIGAQILRDLGVTKMRLLTNNPKKFAALAGYGLEIVERVPIVMEPKAENKEYLRTKKEKLGHIIEKV; this is encoded by the coding sequence ATGCAATTTAACACGATACAAGAGGCCGTGGAGGATCTGAAAAGCGGCAAGATGATCATCCTGGTGGATGATGCAAACCGCGAAAATGAGGGAGATATTACCATCGCCGCCGAAAAGATCACCCCGGAGGCTATTAATTTTATGCTCACCCATGCACGGGGCATTATTTGCCTTGCAATCAACGCGGAGCGCGCGGAAGAACTTGATCTGTATCCCATGGTATCCAACAATACGTCAAACTTTCAGACCCCTTTTACCGTTTCTGTCGATGCCAGAAATGGTATCACCACGGGAGTTTCTTCAAAGGACCGGACGGCAACGATTCTAACTGCGATTGACGATAAGGCAACCGCAGACGACCTTGTGAGGCCAGGCCATGTGTTTCCGCTCAAGGCGCAGAGAGGCGGGGTGCTCGTCAGGACAGGACACACCGAAGGCGCGGTAGACCTGACACGCATCGCAGGATTGAAACCCGCAGCGGTTATCTGTGAGATTATGACAGATGACGGGAATATGGCGAAACTGCCCGATCTCAAGAAGTTTTCCGAAAAGCATAACCTGAAAATCTGCACCATTGCAGATATTATCAGATACCGACATGAACAGGAGCGGTTAATTGAAAAGCGCGTTACGGTAAAACTGCCTACGATTTATGGAAACTTTATCCTCCATCTTTACCGTTCCTTTGTCGATGATTACCTCCACCTGGCCCTGTGTCTGGGCGTAGGCAGCGAGAGTGGCAACGCCCCTTCCCCCTTGCACAATGAACCGGTGCTGGTAAGGGTGCATGATGAATGCCTGACCGGCGACATCTTTGGTTCTCTCCGCTGTGACTGTGGAGAACAATTGCACAATACCCTTAAAATTATACAGGAGGCAGGAAAAGGTATTCTGTTGTATATGAGACAGGAAGGCCGCGGGATTGGCCTGGAAAACAAACTCCATGCGTATTTGTTGCAGGAAAAGGGATTGGACACCGTTGAGGCCAATGAGAGGCTTGGTTTTCCTGCGGATAAGCGCGACTATGGCATTGGGGCTCAAATCCTGAGAGACCTGGGGGTAACAAAGATGCGGCTGCTTACCAACAACCCCAAAAAGTTTGCAGCCCTTGCCGGCTATGGCCTGGAAATTGTGGAACGGGTGCCCATTGTCATGGAACCTAAGGCTGAAAACAAGGAATATCTGCGGACAAAGAAGGAAAAGTTGGGACACATCATAGAGAAGGTATAG
- a CDS encoding type II toxin-antitoxin system HicB family antitoxin — MKYKVNLKKNEEGYAVWVPGLPGCWSQGQTEEEALENSKDAIKAYVETVEELSNNKVSRYVEVE, encoded by the coding sequence ATGAAATATAAGGTAAATCTAAAAAAAAACGAAGAGGGGTATGCCGTTTGGGTTCCTGGTCTGCCTGGTTGTTGGTCACAAGGCCAGACAGAGGAGGAGGCATTAGAGAATAGTAAAGACGCCATAAAGGCATATGTAGAGACTGTTGAAGAATTAAGCAACAATAAGGTATCTCGTTATGTAGAAGTAGAATAA
- a CDS encoding four helix bundle protein — protein MKITKFEDLLCWQEARVPVNTVYAAIRNSPSFQKDFRLSGQITGAAISSMSNIAEGFSRRSNKEFIQYLFISKSSATEVQSETYVASDQKYISQEIFEKIYNQAEKVSKLNSGFITYLLDNEKRYKKSRKPN, from the coding sequence ATGAAAATTACAAAATTTGAAGACCTTCTGTGCTGGCAGGAGGCAAGAGTACCCGTGAATACCGTTTATGCGGCAATAAGAAACAGCCCCAGCTTTCAAAAAGATTTCAGGTTAAGTGGTCAGATAACGGGAGCTGCAATCTCTTCCATGAGTAATATCGCCGAGGGGTTCTCCCGGCGATCAAATAAAGAGTTTATTCAATATCTCTTTATCTCTAAAAGTTCAGCTACTGAAGTGCAAAGTGAGACGTATGTTGCATCAGATCAAAAATACATTTCTCAGGAGATTTTCGAAAAAATTTACAATCAGGCGGAAAAGGTATCAAAACTGAATAGCGGTTTTATAACGTATTTACTCGATAACGAAAAACGATATAAAAAATCCAGAAAACCCAACTAA
- the carA gene encoding glutamine-hydrolyzing carbamoyl-phosphate synthase small subunit: protein MDKKNRAILVLADGTSFPGYSLGAPGETIGEVVFNTSMMGYQEILTDPSYKGQMVVMTYPLIGNYGINEKDYESRNLFLEGFIVKEYSPFPSNWRSQVSLDAFLKGKKIVGIQGIDTRELTRRLRDFGTQQGIISTEDLDVLRLMKKVQSSAGLDGIDLVKTVTCNEVFEWKDSETHSGKPKRFNVVVYDCGVKYNILRKLSSTGCSVTVVPATTRSQAVLDMKPDGIVLSNGPGDPAAVPYMTENIKGFLGKKPVFGICLGHQLLALTLGLKTYKLKFGHHGGNQPVMDLSTRKVEITAQNHSFAVTPPQQGAVHKSPYGNVEITHINLNDKSVEGLKCHSIPAFSVQYHPEASPGPHDAGYLFERFIEMMKCQSS, encoded by the coding sequence ATGGATAAAAAAAACCGGGCAATACTTGTCCTGGCAGATGGAACCAGTTTTCCAGGATACTCCCTTGGCGCCCCTGGCGAAACGATCGGTGAGGTTGTTTTTAACACGAGCATGATGGGATATCAGGAAATCCTTACCGACCCATCCTATAAAGGTCAAATGGTGGTCATGACCTATCCCCTGATTGGCAATTATGGGATTAATGAAAAAGATTATGAATCCCGTAACCTCTTTTTAGAGGGTTTTATTGTTAAAGAATACAGCCCTTTCCCCAGCAACTGGCGTTCACAGGTGAGCCTGGATGCATTTCTGAAGGGCAAAAAGATCGTGGGTATCCAGGGAATTGATACCCGGGAACTGACACGGCGATTACGGGATTTCGGCACACAGCAGGGTATTATCTCCACCGAAGATTTGGACGTTTTGCGACTCATGAAAAAAGTACAATCGTCGGCAGGATTGGACGGGATAGACCTGGTAAAGACAGTCACCTGCAATGAGGTGTTTGAATGGAAGGATTCCGAGACACATTCGGGAAAACCGAAAAGATTCAACGTGGTCGTCTATGATTGTGGCGTAAAATATAACATTCTCAGGAAGCTCAGCAGTACGGGTTGCTCGGTGACGGTAGTCCCTGCCACAACCAGGTCCCAGGCCGTTTTGGATATGAAGCCTGATGGTATTGTGCTTTCCAATGGTCCTGGTGATCCCGCGGCCGTTCCTTACATGACAGAGAATATAAAAGGTTTTCTGGGGAAAAAGCCGGTATTTGGGATATGCCTTGGTCATCAGTTACTGGCGCTGACCCTGGGGTTGAAGACCTACAAGCTGAAGTTCGGACATCATGGGGGCAATCAGCCTGTTATGGATTTGTCCACCAGAAAAGTGGAAATTACGGCGCAGAATCACAGCTTTGCCGTAACACCGCCGCAGCAAGGTGCCGTGCATAAAAGCCCGTATGGAAACGTGGAAATTACCCATATCAATCTCAATGATAAATCGGTAGAGGGACTGAAATGTCACTCAATACCAGCCTTTTCCGTTCAATACCATCCTGAGGCATCGCCGGGTCCGCACGATGCGGGTTATCTGTTCGAGAGATTTATTGAGATGATGAAATGTCAAAGTTCTTGA